From the genome of Mya arenaria isolate MELC-2E11 chromosome 5, ASM2691426v1:
TTAGTCATGTTTCAGCAAAAACATTTGCGGCGTCTTtaatgctttgcatcaaaattagtcttgttGTATCTGAATTACATTAAATatagtatgtatttaaattatgaGATGAACCGtcgaaatatttgtttttacaaaagcTCTTATCTATAATGGTGCGCAATCACTTATCTGCTAGTACGCTACAAGGTCGCGTGAAACTATTCTGTGATAACAGAAAATACTTATATAGATCACACATGTCCATTTACACGTGAACGAATACGTAATATAAAACAGTGTAATAAGCATCGCATGCAGCATTCAGTGGAAGAGATTTACTACTGAAACTAATTCTTAACAAGATGGTTGGATTCCTTTGGTTGGCATGTGTTGTAGCCATGGCAACAGAGGCAGCCGCTCTCAATTTTACTGATGGCATTGTTTCGCATGCCTGCTTGGAATGCATTTGTAAGGTAGAacatatatgttgttgttgtttttttatagatgttaacattttcaatttaatatgtcTAGAATAACTTATTATACACTTACAATGCTTGAttctaaacaaataaaacagtaagtttcaattaaaatattacaaaatgaaatattttgattaacttAACTCATGTAGTTgctgtatatatacatgtatatgcttgTTCGATATTTAGGCTTATCTTtagtcatttgttttattttctaatatatatgcattgaattatcagaaaatattgatatatatatatctatttgtCCATATGGCCCGTGGTCGTCGTCtggatattttgtaaatgataaCTGAGTCCTGAAGTTTATGACTTGGCAGGGGTTTAGAATGTTGGAATTTAGGAAGACAGTTAACTCACCAGTGCGACTCAAGAATAAATTCGAATGAAGAAACCGCAGCTTGTTATACACCCATAAAAGTAACGACCCATTGATAGAGGTCAAAAGAAGCGAATACCATTCTAATGTGGCACCGCGTTGTCCAACGTGAGTTGTCTTACCCAAGACACAGTGATTCGGTGGGAAGAGCTcttgctttggtgtcatttgacctgtacaaaatttagaGACATTTAACCtaatatatatggtatatatatatatatatatatatatatatatatatatatatatatatatatatatatatataagaaaattttCTATTTagcatttcgagattttctgattTATGCCCGAAGTGAATAATTCGTTAtttaaatcaacaacaacacaacaacaaacacaacgGTGAGCATAGGTGACTGTCCACTAGGTGTGAATTTATTCTGACCACTCTGATCAAGTTTATAACTGTGTCACATAACCAAGActttgtaaacatgttaaaatatttataaaatcaatatttcagcGAGCGTCCGGGTGTCAGAACGATCCGTGCAAAATGGATTTGGGGTCACTTTCGTGCGGCTATTTCCAGATAAAAGAAGCATACTACCAGGACTGCCGTGAATATGCTCCCTTgacaataacaaaatgtaataatgccgcattgtattttttatcacaGATTACTGTGTCCGattgtgatttaaaattgttgtatatAATGGTGCGAAGAGCAAACCTTATTTTTTCTTTAGATACATTAACTTAACATTCTTCAAGGCAACAATTCACCAGCATATAAGCGCAgaactttaataaataatattccaaaaaaaaagtaatatttgatttgaaatcGACCCCAAACAATCTAGCCTTCTTGTAAAATTAATTACACACTTGCAGTTGCCAATTGCTGATTGTCAAAGGTCATTTTCTGTTGGAGGTTTCGGCCATTAAATAGTCCTATTTTCTGCTTAAATAAACCACCGTGCACAAGCTCTGTAAGATACAATGAACAAGGATATTTCCTATCAAGTTCCCTTGTTTAAAGTCAAGTAGTAAAAAACAATCGGCAAGTACATATACTGGcaaaatcagtttaatattgGCAAATATCTGTGGCAAATGTATCGatatacataataaacattGTAACGTTCTTTGTAGCCTGGGAGCAGTGTTCCGCGGACGTACAATGCGCCTCACAATGCGTCCAGAACTATATGGCTAGATATGTCAGCCACACCAACTGCTCTGACACATGCGAGACCTACGCACGTGAACACAATGGAGGGCCAAAAGGCTGCGCCCAAGCCAGTACCTTGGGTTACTGGCATGAAGTCCAACATGAAACGGGGTGCCAAAACGTCCCTtagaaaaatacatatacacattGATAATGGCTCTATAACAATTCCTTgtgcaaaacaaaaacaattaagctttataaatagAACACGTTTATTGCCTTAACTGGTCATTTGACTTCTTCAAAACCTTAACGTGTCAGG
Proteins encoded in this window:
- the LOC128236093 gene encoding lysozyme-like yields the protein MATEAAALNFTDGIVSHACLECICKRASGCQNDPCKMDLGSLSCGYFQIKEAYYQDCREYAPLTITKSWEQCSADVQCASQCVQNYMARYVSHTNCSDTCETYAREHNGGPKGCAQASTLGYWHEVQHETGCQNVP